In one window of Euwallacea similis isolate ESF13 chromosome 4, ESF131.1, whole genome shotgun sequence DNA:
- the LOC136408314 gene encoding cystathionine beta-synthase-like: MAPINNKKNDLVWVSPLNKEFTTPGVVKKCTWRESLGKNIISPHTKHDWGAKYTHGVFPDVLSMIGNTPLVKLNKIPREEGLECNIYAKCEFLNPGGSIKDRMVKRMFEDAEEQGLIKPGMTIIEPSSGNTGIAIALISSLKGYNCIIVMSEKISDEKEAVVTSLGAKVVRVPMTAGSVDKDGLFGTANRLHKETPNSFIFDQFNHPSNPLTHYDTTANEILQQLENKVDMIVFGGGTGGTITGIGRKFREVSPQTKIVGFDPEGSQFAYPASLNKSDVTFWEVEGIGYEIIPGTLDQGVCDYWVKTNDLESLPMARRLMKDEGLLIGMSSGAAVAAAVKVAKGLKKGQNVVVFLPDSIRNYMSKFVSDRWMEAKAYQPCVNRNNLWWWDKPVSSIPYRKPELVDSKGTLGSALNRLETQKRNEAIVILPNGNFLGIVTCDIIRNKVISGSLTPLDLIETCTSRILPKLENNSILGRAFRIIEGDKFAVVVEKSGSGTNKIEKPLGVIYGEDIYKFIAKGP; this comes from the exons ATGGCCccaataaacaacaaaaagaaCGATCTAGTGTGGGTTTCTCCATTAAACAAGGAATTTACTACACCTGGGGTTGTGAAGAAATGCACATGGAGAGAGAGTTTGGGGAAGAATATTATTTCTCCCCATACTAAACACGACTG GGGGGCCAAATACACACATGGAGTGTTTCCAGATGTTTTATCGATGATTGGGAACACTCCCTTAGTTAAGCTGAATAAAATTCCTCGAGAAGAAGGACTTGAGTGCAACATCT ATGCAAAATGCGAGTTTCTCAACCCTGGCGGATCGATCAAGGACCGAATGGTAAAACGCATGTTTGAGGATGCCGAGGAGCAGGGGTTGATTAAGCCTGGAATGACTATAATTGAACCATCGTCTGGAAACACTGGCATTGCTATCGCATTGATTTCTTCCCTTAAAGGTTATAATTGCATCATAGTGATGTCAGAAAAGATATCCGATGAAAAAGAGGCGGTAGTTACCTCTCTAGGAGCTAAAGTGGTGAGAGTTCCAATGACTGCGGGGTCGGTTGATAAAGACGGATTGTTTGGGACTGCAAATCGGCTACATAAAGAAACTCCAAATTCTTTTATCTTTGACCAG TTCAATCACCCGAGTAATCCACTGACCCACTACGACACCACGGCAAACGAGATTTTGCAACAACTAGAGAACAAAGTTGATATGATT gtTTTTGGAGGAGGAACTGGAGGAACAATCACAGGAATAGGTAGGAAATTCAGGGAAGTCTCTCCACAAACCAAAATCGTTGGATTCGATCCTGAAGGATCCCAGTTTGCCTACCCGGCATCCCTCAATAAAAGTGATGTCACTTTCTGGGAAGTTGAAG GAATTGGTTATGAGATCATACCAGGAACCCTAGATCAAGGAGTCTGCGACTACTGGGTGAAAACTAATGATTTAGAATCTCTCCCCATGGCTAGAAGATTGATGAAGGACGAGGGATTGCTTATTG GAATGAGCTCGGGAGCTGCAGTTGCAGCTGCAGTTAAAGTTGCCAAAGGTTTGAAGAAAGGGCAAAATGTGGTCGTATTTCTCCCTGATAGTATCAGAAATTATATGAGCAAATTTGTGTCTGATCGATGGATGGAGGCTAAAGCGTACCAACCTTGTGTGAATAGAAACAATTTATG GTGGTGGGACAAGCCAGTCTCTAGCATACCTTATAGGAAACCGGAATTAGTCGACAGCAAAGGTACTCTAGGGTCTGCTTTGAATCGTCTGGAAACCCAGAAAAGAAACGAGGCAATTGTGATTTTACCCAATGG aaacttCCTGGGAATAGTTACTTGTGATATAATAAGAAACAAAGTCATTTCAGGATCGCTCACACCATTAGATTTGATTGAAACATGTACCTCAAGGATTTTGCCtaaactggaaaataattcCATATTGGGAAGAGCATTTAGAATTATTGAAGGGGACAAGTTTGCTGTAGTTGTGGAGAAATCTG GATCCGGGACcaataaaattgagaaacCTTTGGGAGTGATTTATGGAGAAGATATATATAAGTTTATTGCAAAAGGGCCGTGA